The Gordonia sp. KTR9 genome contains a region encoding:
- a CDS encoding 6-phosphofructokinase: protein MAKRFGILTSGGDCPGLNAVIRGAVLKGETVYGHEFVGFRDGWAGLVYGDIVELNRSTVRGLSNQGGTILGTSRFGPYSEPDGGPENIKKVLKNLEIDGVIAIGGEGTAAASKRLFDDGINIVGVPKTIDNDIAATDYTFGFNTAVEIATEAIDRLRTTGNSHKRCMVLEVMGRHAGWIALHSGIAGGAHVILIPENPESLDQICAWVTSVKSRGRSPMVVVAEGFTLPEMKEAHSTKGLDGFNRPRLGGVAEVLAPLIEERTGIETRATVLGHIQRGGVPSAYDRVLATRMGMATADLVAEKGWGQMVALHGTEIARITFDEALGELKTVPLDQYKEIRVIFG, encoded by the coding sequence ATGGCCAAGAGGTTCGGCATTCTGACGTCCGGGGGAGACTGCCCCGGACTGAACGCGGTGATCCGCGGCGCAGTGCTCAAAGGTGAGACCGTGTACGGCCACGAGTTCGTCGGGTTCCGGGACGGCTGGGCCGGACTCGTCTACGGCGACATCGTCGAACTGAACCGGTCGACGGTACGCGGCCTGTCCAACCAGGGCGGCACCATCCTGGGCACGAGCCGGTTCGGTCCCTACTCCGAACCCGACGGCGGACCCGAGAACATCAAGAAGGTGCTGAAGAACCTCGAGATCGACGGCGTGATCGCGATCGGCGGCGAGGGCACAGCGGCGGCGTCGAAGAGACTGTTCGACGACGGCATCAACATCGTCGGGGTTCCCAAGACCATCGACAACGACATCGCCGCCACCGACTACACGTTCGGGTTCAACACGGCCGTGGAGATCGCCACCGAGGCCATCGACCGGCTTCGCACCACCGGCAATTCGCACAAGCGGTGCATGGTGCTCGAGGTGATGGGCCGCCACGCCGGCTGGATCGCCCTGCACTCCGGGATCGCGGGCGGCGCGCACGTGATCCTGATCCCGGAGAATCCGGAGAGCCTCGACCAGATCTGCGCCTGGGTCACCAGCGTCAAGTCGCGCGGCCGTTCACCGATGGTCGTCGTCGCCGAGGGCTTCACCCTCCCGGAGATGAAGGAGGCCCACTCCACCAAGGGCCTCGACGGCTTCAACCGCCCCCGGCTCGGCGGTGTGGCCGAGGTGCTCGCCCCGCTCATCGAGGAGCGGACCGGCATCGAGACCCGCGCCACCGTTCTCGGGCACATCCAGCGCGGCGGGGTGCCGTCGGCCTACGACCGGGTCCTGGCGACACGGATGGGGATGGCGACCGCCGACCTCGTCGCCGAGAAGGGCTGGGGGCAGATGGTCGCCCTGCACGGCACCGAGATCGCGCGGATCACCTTCGACGAGGCGCTCGGCGAACTCAAGACCGTGCCGCTGGATCAGTACAAGGAGATCCGGGTCATCTTCGGTTGA